One genomic segment of Dysosmobacter sp. Marseille-Q4140 includes these proteins:
- the minD gene encoding septum site-determining protein MinD has product MRLGQCIAVVSGKGGTGKTSFAAGVGTALALRKQWVLCLDCDTALRNLDLALGLSDRALMDFSDVIQGRCSLDDAVAEHPRVPGLHLLTAPVRIQGRPVTETQMADLLAEIRKRYDYCLLDAPAGLGSGFQLAVYGADRAVVVTNPDASSLRDAQRTVMELHRFPAGALHLVVNRVRQKMMRQLHATIDDAIDKAGLPLLGVVPEDDALPLCLERGTPLLLAGGSPAAAAYQNIAKRIQGERVPLLRIR; this is encoded by the coding sequence ATGCGGCTGGGACAGTGCATCGCCGTGGTGTCCGGCAAGGGCGGCACCGGCAAGACCTCCTTCGCCGCCGGGGTGGGGACCGCTCTGGCGCTGCGCAAGCAGTGGGTGTTGTGTCTGGACTGCGACACGGCCCTGCGGAACCTGGATCTGGCCCTGGGGCTCAGTGACCGGGCTCTGATGGATTTCTCCGACGTGATCCAGGGCCGTTGCTCTCTGGACGACGCCGTGGCGGAGCACCCCCGGGTACCGGGGCTCCACCTGCTGACGGCACCGGTCCGCATCCAGGGCCGTCCGGTGACGGAGACCCAGATGGCGGACCTGCTGGCGGAGATCCGGAAGCGATACGACTACTGCCTGCTGGACGCGCCGGCGGGCCTGGGGAGCGGCTTTCAACTGGCGGTGTATGGCGCGGACCGGGCCGTGGTGGTCACCAATCCGGACGCCTCCTCCCTGCGGGACGCCCAGCGGACCGTCATGGAGCTCCACCGCTTCCCCGCCGGGGCGCTGCATCTGGTGGTGAACCGGGTCCGGCAGAAGATGATGCGCCAGCTCCACGCCACCATTGACGACGCCATTGACAAGGCGGGCCTGCCCCTGCTGGGGGTGGTGCCGGAGGACGACGCCCTGCCCCTGTGCCTGGAACGCGGCACGCCATTGCTGCTGGCCGGCGGCTCTCCCGCCGCGGCAGCCTATCAAAATATCGCCAAGCGCATCCAGGGGGAGCGGGTCCCTCTGCTGCGGATCAGATAG
- the hisS gene encoding histidine--tRNA ligase → MAKMTPRTLSGFMELLPAPQQQMERIMEILRRTYSLYGFTPLDTPVIESSEVLLAKGGGETEKQIYRFTKGDADLSLRFDLTVPLAKYVALHYNDLTFPFRRYQIGKVYRGERAQRGRFREFYQADIDIIGDGKLSIVNEAEIPAIIYKTFSALGLRRFQIRVNNRKILNGFYAMEGLTERSGDIMRTVDKLDKIGPEKVRTILGEDCGLTEAQAGEILRFIAITGTNAEVLSALEGYQGRNETFDQGLSELKTVTRYLADFGVPAENFAVDLTIARGLDYYTGTVYETTLLDHPEIGSVCSGGRYDNLAEYYTDRQLPGAGISIGLTRLFYVLGEQGMLNPDLPTAPADVLILPMTEDLSAAISLATLLRENGIRTQLHCEDKKFKQKISYADKLGIPYVIFLGEDEISQGVAACKDMVTGEQTKLSPAATVYRIKAGLAEREKGAVILE, encoded by the coding sequence ATGGCGAAAATGACCCCCCGGACTCTGTCCGGCTTTATGGAGCTGCTGCCGGCGCCCCAGCAGCAGATGGAGCGCATCATGGAGATCCTCCGCCGCACCTACTCCCTCTACGGCTTCACCCCCCTGGACACCCCGGTCATCGAGTCCAGTGAGGTGCTGCTGGCCAAGGGCGGCGGTGAGACGGAAAAGCAGATCTACCGCTTCACCAAGGGCGACGCGGACCTGAGCCTGCGGTTCGACCTGACGGTCCCCCTGGCCAAGTACGTGGCCCTGCACTACAACGACCTGACCTTCCCCTTCCGCCGCTACCAGATCGGCAAGGTCTACCGGGGCGAGCGGGCCCAGCGGGGCCGGTTCCGGGAGTTCTACCAGGCCGACATCGACATTATCGGCGACGGCAAGCTCTCCATCGTCAACGAGGCGGAGATCCCCGCCATCATCTACAAGACATTCTCCGCCCTGGGCCTGAGACGCTTCCAGATCCGGGTCAACAACCGCAAGATCTTGAACGGCTTCTACGCCATGGAGGGCCTGACCGAGCGGTCCGGCGACATCATGCGCACCGTGGACAAGCTGGACAAGATCGGCCCCGAGAAGGTGCGGACCATTCTGGGGGAGGACTGCGGCCTCACCGAGGCCCAGGCCGGGGAGATCCTCCGGTTCATCGCCATCACCGGCACCAACGCCGAGGTCCTCTCCGCCCTGGAGGGCTACCAGGGCCGCAACGAGACCTTTGACCAGGGCCTCAGCGAGCTGAAAACCGTCACCCGCTATCTTGCCGACTTCGGCGTCCCGGCGGAGAACTTCGCCGTGGACCTGACCATCGCCCGGGGTCTGGACTACTACACCGGCACCGTCTACGAGACCACGCTGCTGGACCACCCGGAGATCGGCTCCGTCTGCTCCGGCGGCCGGTACGACAACCTGGCCGAATACTACACCGACCGCCAGCTGCCCGGCGCCGGCATCTCCATCGGCCTGACCCGCCTGTTCTATGTCCTGGGCGAGCAGGGCATGCTGAACCCGGACCTGCCCACCGCCCCGGCGGACGTGCTGATCCTGCCCATGACGGAGGACCTGTCCGCCGCCATTTCTCTCGCCACCCTTCTGCGGGAGAACGGCATCCGCACCCAGCTCCACTGCGAGGACAAGAAGTTCAAGCAGAAGATCTCCTACGCCGACAAGCTGGGCATCCCCTACGTGATCTTCCTGGGCGAGGACGAGATCTCCCAGGGCGTGGCCGCCTGCAAGGACATGGTCACCGGCGAGCAGACCAAGCTCTCCCCCGCCGCCACGGTCTACCGCATCAAGGCGGGCCTGGCC
- a CDS encoding methylglyoxal synthase: protein MNIALMSHDNKKDLMVQFCTAYAGILSRHHLYATNTTGHMVADATGLSVHCFLSYAHGGSQQIGARIAYNEFDMVLFFNDPTNEAMAGDVSYISRLCDQNNIPFASNIATAEMLVLGLARGDLDWRCIVNPSTKPIA, encoded by the coding sequence ATGAATATTGCCCTGATGTCTCATGACAATAAGAAGGACTTGATGGTGCAGTTCTGCACCGCTTACGCCGGCATTCTCTCCCGGCATCACCTGTACGCCACCAACACCACCGGCCACATGGTGGCCGACGCCACGGGCCTCAGCGTCCACTGCTTTTTATCCTATGCCCACGGCGGCAGCCAGCAGATCGGCGCCCGGATCGCCTACAATGAGTTCGATATGGTGCTGTTCTTCAACGATCCCACCAACGAGGCTATGGCCGGGGACGTGTCCTATATCTCCCGCCTGTGCGACCAGAACAACATCCCCTTCGCCAGCAACATCGCCACGGCGGAGATGCTGGTGCTGGGCCTGGCCCGGGGCGATCTGGACTGGCGGTGCATCGTCAACCCCTCCACCAAGCCCATCGCCTGA
- the rsmG gene encoding 16S rRNA (guanine(527)-N(7))-methyltransferase RsmG — MEVLLHRGLGDLGLPETAAPAMARYGALLLETNQVMNLTAITDPADVAALHFLDSAALLTLTDFKEKSVADVGTGAGFPGLPLKIAEPSIRLTLLDAQGKRVRFLETVCAELGLTDVECVHGRAEEFAADRRESFDLVTSRAVAALPVLAELCLPLVKVGGAFLAMKSVDSEAELAEAKRALETLGGRVEALRDYGIPGTDVRHRLVIIKKIRKTPEKYPRIFAKIKKNPL, encoded by the coding sequence ATGGAAGTCCTGCTGCACCGGGGTCTTGGCGACCTGGGACTGCCGGAGACGGCGGCACCGGCCATGGCCCGGTACGGAGCGCTGCTGCTGGAGACCAACCAGGTCATGAACCTCACCGCCATCACCGATCCGGCGGACGTGGCGGCGCTGCACTTTCTGGACAGCGCGGCCTTGCTGACGCTGACGGATTTCAAAGAGAAATCCGTGGCGGACGTGGGCACCGGCGCGGGCTTTCCCGGCCTGCCGCTGAAGATCGCCGAGCCCTCCATCCGCCTGACGCTGCTGGACGCCCAGGGCAAGCGGGTGCGGTTCCTGGAGACGGTGTGCGCCGAGCTGGGGCTCACGGACGTGGAATGCGTCCACGGCCGGGCGGAGGAATTTGCCGCCGACCGGCGGGAGTCCTTTGATCTGGTCACCTCCCGGGCGGTGGCGGCCCTGCCGGTCCTGGCAGAGCTGTGCCTGCCCCTGGTAAAGGTAGGCGGCGCCTTCCTGGCCATGAAATCCGTGGACAGCGAGGCGGAGCTGGCGGAGGCCAAACGGGCCCTGGAGACCCTGGGCGGCCGGGTGGAGGCCCTGCGGGACTATGGGATCCCGGGCACCGACGTGCGCCACCGTTTGGTCATCATAAAAAAAATCCGAAAAACCCCGGAAAAATACCCCAGAATATTTGCAAAGATCAAGAAGAATCCCTTATAA